A window of the Sphaerobacter thermophilus DSM 20745 genome harbors these coding sequences:
- the serA gene encoding phosphoglycerate dehydrogenase — protein MNDVIRLALDLDGVLTEHPRILAHAANETFGLTLPLHAFVDSAGCNVPLEIRRWVYGPDGPARRLRPAPKGRRFVEAARAALGAENVLILTARPQEARATTEEWLREHGFPACAIRFADDKVAVAHALGVSHAVEDSVRHATAYAAAGIRCLLLTTDPKPEGESPLIERVPDLAAAWERLLGAPDEEEEVESGPIRYRIVISDVIDPAARARLAREAELIDVDGQDVAALTAALRDADALIVRSETQVTREVLAAGPSLRVVARAGTGVDNIDVQGATEAGILVLNAPGANAVSAGEHTIALLLALTRQIPDANAAVHAGRWERKRFKPFDLQGKTIGIVGLGRVGSVVAQRLRAFETRLIGYDPYIARERFQQLGVEPVPYERLLAEADVVTFHVPATSETINMLDADAIARMKPGAIVLNCARGEVVDQEALAEALRTGRVAAAGVDVFPDEPAYTSPLFGLPNVILTPHIGGSSREALAAVGEMISTTTLAALRGEAVPNAVNLPPASLQGPELQRLTRVASAAGRLLSVLRSARPERLEVIVQGAVPLDVTERVTAAALAEALRRWTDRRVTPVNARLVARDLGLDVHIVTGNADPALVPEFAFEVDGDDPHRVTVRWDRNEAGIMEIDRFSLERPLAGDLLITRHWDRPGVVGRVGTILGRYNVNIAGMQVGRHERGGQAIMVLNVDDIIPEAALAEIVTIPGIESAYVVSLPSAVPESGDANGWGAARAAR, from the coding sequence GTGAACGACGTGATCCGACTCGCGCTTGATCTCGATGGTGTTCTAACCGAGCATCCCCGGATTCTTGCCCACGCTGCTAACGAGACTTTTGGGCTGACGCTGCCGCTGCACGCCTTCGTGGACTCGGCTGGCTGCAATGTGCCGCTTGAGATTCGGCGCTGGGTCTACGGGCCGGATGGCCCGGCGCGCCGGCTGCGGCCGGCGCCGAAGGGACGCCGCTTCGTCGAGGCCGCCCGGGCGGCGCTCGGCGCGGAGAACGTGCTTATCCTGACCGCTCGCCCTCAGGAGGCGCGGGCTACGACGGAGGAGTGGCTGCGAGAGCACGGCTTCCCGGCCTGCGCCATCAGGTTTGCCGACGACAAGGTCGCGGTCGCCCACGCACTGGGCGTGTCCCACGCGGTCGAGGACAGCGTGCGGCACGCGACGGCGTATGCCGCTGCCGGCATCCGCTGCCTGCTGCTGACGACCGACCCGAAGCCGGAGGGGGAGTCGCCCCTGATCGAGCGGGTGCCCGACCTGGCGGCGGCCTGGGAACGATTGCTCGGGGCACCGGACGAAGAGGAAGAAGTGGAGAGCGGTCCCATTCGCTACAGGATCGTCATCAGTGACGTCATCGACCCTGCCGCCCGCGCCCGGCTGGCGCGCGAGGCGGAGTTGATCGATGTCGATGGACAAGATGTGGCGGCCCTCACCGCCGCGCTGCGCGATGCCGACGCCCTGATCGTGCGCAGCGAGACGCAGGTCACGCGGGAGGTGCTGGCGGCCGGCCCCTCGCTCCGGGTTGTGGCCCGGGCGGGCACTGGAGTGGACAACATCGATGTCCAGGGCGCGACCGAGGCCGGGATCCTCGTGCTGAACGCCCCGGGCGCTAACGCCGTCTCGGCCGGAGAGCACACGATTGCGCTGCTGCTGGCGCTCACTCGCCAGATCCCGGACGCCAACGCCGCGGTCCACGCCGGTCGTTGGGAGCGCAAGCGGTTCAAGCCGTTCGACCTGCAGGGGAAGACGATCGGGATCGTTGGGCTGGGGCGGGTCGGCTCGGTCGTGGCCCAGCGGCTGCGCGCCTTCGAGACGCGCCTGATCGGCTACGATCCCTACATCGCCCGGGAGCGCTTCCAGCAGCTCGGGGTCGAGCCGGTGCCGTACGAGAGGCTGCTGGCCGAGGCGGACGTGGTCACCTTCCACGTCCCGGCCACGTCGGAGACGATCAACATGCTTGACGCCGACGCGATCGCCCGGATGAAGCCGGGGGCGATCGTGCTCAACTGCGCGCGGGGTGAGGTGGTGGACCAGGAGGCCCTGGCGGAGGCGCTCCGCACGGGGCGGGTGGCGGCAGCCGGGGTCGATGTCTTCCCGGATGAGCCGGCCTACACCAGCCCGCTCTTCGGCCTGCCCAACGTGATCCTGACGCCGCACATCGGCGGGTCGAGCCGCGAGGCGCTGGCGGCGGTCGGCGAGATGATCAGCACGACGACGCTGGCCGCGCTGCGGGGTGAGGCGGTGCCGAACGCCGTCAACCTGCCGCCGGCCTCGCTCCAGGGGCCGGAGTTGCAGCGGCTGACTCGTGTGGCCTCCGCCGCCGGACGGCTCCTCTCGGTGCTGCGGTCGGCGCGACCGGAGCGCCTGGAGGTCATCGTGCAGGGGGCGGTGCCGCTCGACGTGACGGAGCGCGTGACGGCGGCTGCGCTGGCTGAGGCGCTGCGACGCTGGACCGACCGGCGTGTCACGCCGGTCAATGCCCGGCTCGTCGCCCGGGACCTCGGCCTGGACGTCCACATCGTCACCGGGAATGCCGACCCCGCGCTCGTGCCCGAGTTCGCTTTCGAGGTCGACGGCGACGACCCTCACCGGGTCACGGTCCGTTGGGACCGCAACGAGGCGGGCATCATGGAGATCGACCGCTTCTCGCTGGAGCGGCCGCTGGCGGGCGACCTGCTCATCACGCGCCACTGGGATCGCCCCGGCGTGGTCGGCCGCGTCGGCACCATCCTCGGCCGCTATAACGTGAACATCGCCGGGATGCAGGTCGGCCGGCATGAGCGGGGCGGGCAGGCGATCATGGTCCTCAACGTGGACGACATCATCCCGGAGGCGGCGCTGGCCGAGATCGTGACGATCCCCGGGATCGAGTCGGCTTACGTTGTCTCGCTCCCCTCGGCCGTGCCTGAGTCGGGGGACGCGAACGGGTGGGGCGCGGCCCGCGCCGCGCGCTAG
- a CDS encoding VOC family protein, with protein sequence MMITRLDHVSVVVDDLTNATAFFAALGMTVEGEMHVEGPWVDRVNAIDGVQIDIVMMRTPDGQGRLELTKFHNPELIEVEPAIAPPNAPGLRSVMFTVDSVDDAVARLRAIGAELIGEVVQYDNMYRLCYMRGPAGIIVALAEELA encoded by the coding sequence ATGATGATTACCAGATTGGACCATGTCAGCGTCGTCGTTGACGACTTGACAAATGCTACCGCGTTCTTCGCCGCACTCGGCATGACGGTCGAAGGCGAGATGCACGTCGAGGGCCCGTGGGTGGACCGCGTCAATGCGATCGACGGTGTCCAGATCGACATCGTCATGATGCGCACTCCGGACGGGCAGGGGCGGCTTGAGCTGACGAAGTTCCACAACCCGGAACTGATCGAGGTCGAACCGGCGATCGCACCACCGAACGCGCCGGGCCTCCGAAGCGTCATGTTCACCGTCGACAGCGTCGACGACGCCGTCGCCCGCCTGCGCGCCATCGGCGCCGAACTCATCGGCGAGGTAGTCCAGTACGACAACATGTACCGCCTCTGCTACATGCGGGGCCCTGCGGGCATCATCGTCGCACTGGCCGAGGAACTCGCCTGA